From Streptomyces sp. HUAS MG91, the proteins below share one genomic window:
- a CDS encoding endonuclease: MPGIPIRTAALTAAALMTAVALPLVTAGPTSATTTDYDATYYKNAIGKTGASLKSSLHTIISSQSKISYSAVWDALKVTDQDPNNSNNVILLYSGVSRAKSLNGGATGDWNREHTWAKSHGDFGEVTGPGTDLHHLRPADVQVNSVRGNKDFDNGGSAVSGGGGSLTDSDSFEPRDADKGDVARMILYMAVRYDGGDGFADLEPNEKVNNGSAAFMGKLSVLKQWSDEDPPSAFEEKRNQVIYDTYQHNRNPFIDHPEWVDAIW, encoded by the coding sequence ATGCCCGGAATCCCCATACGCACCGCCGCCCTCACCGCCGCCGCCCTGATGACGGCCGTCGCCCTCCCCCTGGTCACGGCGGGCCCCACCTCCGCCACCACCACCGACTACGACGCGACGTACTACAAGAACGCGATCGGCAAGACCGGCGCGAGCCTCAAGTCCTCGCTGCACACGATCATCAGCAGCCAGAGCAAGATCTCGTACTCCGCGGTCTGGGACGCGCTCAAGGTCACCGACCAGGATCCGAACAACAGCAACAACGTGATCCTGCTGTACAGCGGTGTCTCGCGGGCCAAGTCCCTCAACGGCGGGGCCACCGGCGACTGGAACCGCGAGCACACCTGGGCCAAGTCCCACGGCGACTTCGGCGAGGTGACGGGCCCCGGCACGGACCTGCACCACCTGCGCCCCGCCGACGTCCAGGTCAACAGCGTCCGCGGCAACAAGGACTTCGACAACGGCGGCAGCGCCGTCTCGGGCGGCGGCGGCAGCCTCACCGACTCCGACTCCTTCGAGCCGCGCGACGCGGACAAGGGCGACGTGGCCCGCATGATCCTCTACATGGCCGTGCGCTACGACGGCGGCGACGGCTTCGCCGACCTGGAGCCGAACGAGAAGGTCAACAACGGCAGCGCCGCCTTCATGGGCAAGCTCTCCGTCCTCAAGCAGTGGAGCGACGAGGACCCGCCGAGCGCCTTCGAGGAGAAGCGCAACCAGGTCATCTACGACACCTACCAGCACAACCGGAACCCGTTCATCGACCACCCGGAGTGGGTCGACGCGATCTGGTAG
- a CDS encoding thiamine pyrophosphate-binding protein, which yields MTHDHDLVLRPTPAQTEAALNPPPGRTGGDLVVETLAGLGASTVFGLPGQHALGLFDALRRSDLRYVGLRVENNAGFAADAYGRVTGEVAPLFLSTGPGALTSLSALQEAAAASAPVLTIVSQVPVAGLGGGRHGYLHELRDQQAAFRDVVKSVHTVRTQSQIPSAIAAAWESALSAPHGPVYVEIPQDVLLAEATLPQVTAVDAGPHELVPRPELTAVAADLLAKAERPVIIAGGGVVRADAAGKLRALAEKVNAPVVCTFGGKGAFPWEHPLSLQSWMEDRHVTDFLEDADVLLVVGSGLGELSSNYHTFAPRGRVIQIEADAGKLESNHPALGIHADARLALQALVETVGERPDEKAPARVAEVLNAVRERIASQELTLEQDVLASVRAALPPKSPSFWDMTILAYWAWSAWPGPLHSAQGAGGLGYGFPAALGAAVADPTTPVLAVSGDGGALYSIAELATAKQESLNVTWLIVDDGGYGILREYMNDTFGQATATELTRPDYVALAESFGVPAVRTSPEKLREDLVAALAAPGPSVVVLPALLRMFAPTHLG from the coding sequence ATGACCCACGACCACGATCTCGTCCTGCGGCCCACCCCGGCCCAGACCGAAGCGGCCCTCAACCCGCCGCCCGGGCGGACCGGCGGCGATCTGGTCGTGGAGACCCTCGCGGGGCTCGGCGCGTCCACCGTGTTCGGGCTGCCGGGCCAGCACGCGCTGGGCCTCTTCGACGCGCTGCGCCGCTCGGACCTGCGCTATGTGGGCCTGCGCGTCGAGAACAACGCCGGGTTCGCGGCGGACGCGTACGGCCGGGTGACCGGCGAGGTCGCCCCGCTGTTCCTGTCCACCGGGCCCGGCGCGCTGACCTCCCTCTCCGCGCTCCAGGAGGCGGCCGCGGCCTCCGCGCCGGTGCTCACGATCGTCAGCCAGGTGCCGGTGGCCGGGCTGGGCGGCGGGCGGCACGGCTACCTCCACGAGCTGCGCGACCAGCAGGCCGCCTTCCGTGACGTGGTGAAGTCCGTCCACACCGTGCGCACCCAGTCGCAGATCCCGTCGGCGATCGCCGCGGCCTGGGAGTCGGCGCTGAGCGCGCCGCACGGCCCGGTCTACGTGGAGATCCCGCAGGACGTCCTGCTCGCCGAGGCCACCCTGCCCCAGGTCACGGCCGTCGACGCCGGCCCGCACGAACTCGTACCGCGCCCCGAGCTGACCGCCGTCGCCGCCGACCTGCTCGCGAAGGCCGAGCGGCCGGTGATCATCGCGGGCGGCGGAGTGGTCCGCGCCGACGCCGCGGGCAAGCTGCGCGCGCTGGCGGAGAAGGTGAACGCCCCGGTGGTGTGCACCTTCGGCGGCAAGGGCGCCTTCCCCTGGGAGCACCCGCTCTCGCTCCAGTCCTGGATGGAGGACCGGCACGTCACCGACTTCCTGGAGGACGCGGACGTCCTGCTGGTCGTCGGCTCGGGCCTCGGCGAACTCTCCTCGAACTACCACACGTTCGCCCCGCGCGGCCGGGTGATCCAGATCGAGGCCGACGCGGGCAAGCTGGAGTCCAACCACCCGGCGCTCGGCATCCACGCGGACGCCCGCCTCGCGTTGCAGGCGCTCGTCGAGACGGTCGGGGAGCGCCCCGACGAGAAGGCCCCGGCGCGCGTCGCCGAGGTCCTGAACGCCGTACGGGAACGCATCGCGTCACAGGAACTCACCCTGGAACAGGACGTGCTGGCGTCCGTCCGCGCCGCGCTGCCGCCGAAGTCCCCGTCCTTCTGGGACATGACGATCCTCGCCTACTGGGCCTGGTCGGCCTGGCCAGGACCGCTGCACTCGGCGCAGGGCGCGGGCGGCCTCGGCTACGGCTTCCCGGCCGCGCTCGGCGCCGCGGTGGCCGACCCGACCACGCCGGTCCTCGCGGTCTCCGGCGACGGCGGCGCCCTGTACTCGATCGCCGAACTCGCCACGGCGAAGCAGGAGTCGCTGAACGTCACCTGGCTGATCGTCGACGACGGCGGCTACGGCATCCTGCGCGAGTACATGAACGACACCTTCGGCCAGGCCACCGCGACCGAGCTGACCCGCCCCGACTACGTGGCCCTCGCGGAGTCCTTCGGCGTGCCGGCCGTGCGCACGTCACCGGAGAAGCTCCGCGAGGACCTGGTCGCCGCCCTGGCCGCGCCCGGTCCGAGCGTGGTCGTGCTGCCGGCGCTGCTGAGGATGTTCGCGCCGACGCACCTGGGCTGA
- a CDS encoding sodium:solute symporter, with protein sequence MAVDYIVIVLYLAGMLAMGWWGMRRAKSKSDFLVAGRRLGPAMYSGTMAAVVLGGASTIGGVGLGYQYGLSGAWMVFTIGLGILALSLFFSARIARLKVYTVSEMLDLRYGGSAGMISGIVMWAYTLMLVVTSTIAYATIFDVLFDVPRWLAIVIGGSIVVAYSTLGGMWSITITDMVQFVVKTIGVLLILLPVAVVKAGGFSEMKAALPTSYFDPLGIGGETIFTYVLIYTFGMLIGQDIWQRVFTARNDKVARWGGTVSGVYCLLYAIGGAVIGTAAKVIYPKGLGQADEAFAQIVKDELPVGIRGLVLAAALAAVMSTSSGALIACATVANNDIWKRLRGIKPDAAPEGEHDEVKGNRIFILVLGVVAIITSIILNNVVEALTVAYNLLVAGLLVPILGGLIWKRGTGTGALASVAVGGLSVIGLMMKFGILANEPVYYGLSASLVVYVVVSLATRPTDAAVLAHWRERLAGRGAPESEPAATPVAAAQ encoded by the coding sequence ATGGCCGTCGACTACATCGTGATCGTCCTCTACCTGGCCGGCATGCTGGCCATGGGCTGGTGGGGCATGCGCCGCGCCAAGTCCAAGAGCGACTTTCTGGTCGCCGGGCGGCGCCTCGGCCCCGCCATGTACTCCGGCACGATGGCCGCCGTCGTCCTCGGCGGCGCCTCCACCATCGGCGGCGTCGGCCTCGGCTACCAGTACGGCCTGTCGGGCGCCTGGATGGTCTTCACCATCGGCCTCGGCATCCTCGCCCTGTCGCTGTTCTTCTCGGCGCGCATCGCCCGCCTGAAGGTCTACACCGTCTCGGAGATGCTCGACCTGCGCTACGGCGGCAGCGCCGGGATGATCTCCGGCATCGTGATGTGGGCGTACACGCTGATGCTGGTGGTCACCTCCACGATCGCGTACGCCACGATCTTCGACGTCCTCTTCGACGTGCCGCGCTGGCTGGCGATCGTCATCGGCGGCTCCATCGTCGTCGCCTACTCGACGCTCGGCGGCATGTGGTCCATCACCATCACCGACATGGTGCAGTTCGTCGTCAAGACGATCGGCGTGCTGCTGATCCTGCTGCCGGTGGCCGTGGTCAAGGCGGGCGGCTTCAGCGAGATGAAGGCCGCGCTGCCCACCTCGTACTTCGACCCGCTGGGCATCGGCGGCGAGACGATCTTCACGTACGTGCTGATCTACACGTTCGGCATGCTCATCGGCCAGGACATCTGGCAGCGCGTGTTCACCGCCCGCAACGACAAGGTGGCCCGCTGGGGCGGCACCGTCTCCGGCGTCTACTGCCTGCTCTACGCGATCGGCGGCGCCGTCATCGGCACCGCGGCCAAGGTCATCTACCCGAAGGGCCTGGGCCAGGCCGACGAGGCGTTCGCCCAGATCGTCAAGGACGAGCTGCCCGTCGGCATCCGCGGCCTGGTGCTCGCCGCCGCGCTCGCCGCCGTCATGTCGACGTCGTCCGGCGCCCTGATCGCCTGCGCCACCGTCGCCAACAACGACATCTGGAAGCGGCTGCGCGGCATCAAGCCGGACGCGGCGCCCGAGGGTGAGCACGACGAGGTCAAGGGCAACCGGATCTTCATCCTCGTCCTCGGCGTCGTCGCGATCATCACCTCGATCATCCTGAACAACGTCGTCGAGGCGTTGACCGTCGCCTACAACCTGCTCGTGGCCGGCCTGCTCGTGCCGATCCTCGGCGGGCTGATCTGGAAGCGCGGCACCGGCACCGGCGCCCTCGCCTCCGTCGCCGTCGGCGGCCTCTCCGTCATCGGTCTGATGATGAAGTTCGGGATCCTCGCCAACGAGCCCGTCTACTACGGCCTGTCGGCGTCCCTCGTCGTCTACGTCGTCGTCTCCCTGGCCACCCGGCCGACCGACGCCGCCGTCCTCGCCCACTGGCGCGAGCGGCTCGCCGGACGCGGTGCCCCCGAGTCCGAGCCGGCCGCCACCCCCGTGGCCGCCGCCCAGTAA
- a CDS encoding glycosyltransferase family 39 protein translates to MTSATEPLPHAPAPPPPAAPPTVPRAPRWSLPALLGILALAAVLYAWNLSSGGLNSFYSAAVYSGTQSWKAWFFGSIDAGNFLTVDKPPFALMVMGLSCRILGFGTWQMMLPQIGAALGTIWILHSSVKRVWGHAAAALAALVLALTPITVAIDRDNNPDTILLLLMVGGAALALRATRDGRLLPLLGSAVCFGLAFNTKMLQGYIALPAVLAVYLYASGLGWARKIRNLVLAAVVLAVSSFWWATAVSLVPADDRPYIGGSTDGSAWDLIMGYNGLGRVLGGEGNGGGDGGGGGGFSGAAGLGRLFNDTLGGQISWLIPFAAIALVGGLVLRGRAPRTDLTRAALVLWGGWLVLHYVTFATAEGTMHPYYTTAVAPGIAALCGGGGVMLLRAFRTDKRWAWVLPVALGVTGIWAVVLLRRASGWNGWLWPLIALVMALAIAGLLVFRTASGRRLRLFAAAVAAAVVASVAGPAAYSFAEPFSSGAGGGMGGTNPTAGPTTGDGMGGPGGGGGGRGGFPGGGEMPGGGQRQGSGSQPGGMPGQGQGEGGQEGGSTPPNGGGELPGGGEAPGGGMGGGGMGGGMGGSVDSDLIAYLEKHRDGAEWLLAVSNSQSAAQIILSTKKPVISMYGFTGSDKGMTVAKLKELVKSGRLHYIQVGGSGMGGGMGGGNDVSSAVTAWVKKHGTAVKASAYSKNSSSSSESSSLYRLDPSDVN, encoded by the coding sequence GTGACCTCTGCGACCGAACCGCTCCCCCACGCCCCCGCCCCGCCGCCACCGGCGGCCCCGCCGACCGTGCCCCGCGCCCCGCGCTGGTCGCTGCCCGCGCTGCTCGGCATCCTGGCGCTCGCCGCGGTGCTGTACGCCTGGAACCTGTCGTCCGGCGGCCTGAACAGCTTCTACAGCGCCGCCGTCTACAGCGGCACCCAGAGCTGGAAGGCCTGGTTCTTCGGCTCCATCGACGCGGGCAACTTCCTGACCGTGGACAAGCCGCCCTTCGCGCTGATGGTGATGGGCCTGTCCTGCCGGATCCTCGGCTTCGGCACCTGGCAGATGATGCTGCCGCAGATCGGCGCCGCGCTCGGCACGATCTGGATCCTGCACTCGTCCGTGAAGCGGGTGTGGGGCCACGCGGCCGCCGCGCTCGCCGCGCTGGTCCTGGCCCTGACCCCGATCACGGTGGCCATCGACCGGGACAACAACCCGGACACGATCCTGCTGCTGCTGATGGTGGGCGGCGCGGCCCTCGCGCTGCGCGCCACCCGCGACGGCCGGCTCCTGCCGCTGCTCGGCTCGGCCGTCTGCTTCGGCCTGGCCTTCAACACCAAGATGCTCCAGGGCTACATCGCGCTGCCCGCCGTCCTCGCCGTGTACCTGTACGCGTCCGGGCTCGGCTGGGCGAGGAAGATCCGCAATCTGGTGCTGGCCGCCGTGGTGCTCGCGGTCTCCAGTTTCTGGTGGGCGACGGCCGTCTCCCTCGTACCGGCCGACGACCGCCCCTACATCGGCGGCTCCACGGACGGTTCCGCCTGGGACCTGATCATGGGCTACAACGGCCTGGGCCGGGTCCTCGGCGGCGAGGGCAACGGCGGGGGCGACGGGGGCGGAGGCGGCGGCTTCTCCGGGGCCGCGGGCCTCGGCCGCCTCTTCAACGACACGCTCGGCGGGCAGATCTCCTGGCTGATCCCGTTCGCGGCGATCGCCCTCGTCGGCGGCCTGGTGCTGCGCGGGCGCGCCCCGCGCACCGACCTCACGCGCGCCGCGCTGGTGCTGTGGGGCGGCTGGCTGGTGCTGCACTACGTCACGTTCGCGACGGCCGAGGGCACCATGCACCCGTACTACACGACCGCGGTCGCCCCCGGTATCGCGGCGCTGTGCGGAGGCGGCGGCGTGATGCTGCTGCGCGCCTTCCGCACCGACAAGCGGTGGGCGTGGGTGCTGCCGGTCGCGCTCGGTGTCACCGGGATCTGGGCGGTGGTGCTGCTGCGGCGGGCCTCCGGCTGGAACGGGTGGCTGTGGCCGCTGATCGCCCTCGTCATGGCGCTCGCGATCGCGGGCCTGCTCGTGTTCCGTACGGCGTCGGGGCGGCGGCTCCGGCTGTTCGCCGCGGCGGTGGCGGCCGCCGTCGTCGCCTCCGTGGCGGGCCCGGCGGCGTACTCCTTCGCCGAGCCGTTCTCGTCCGGCGCGGGCGGGGGCATGGGCGGCACCAATCCGACGGCCGGGCCCACGACGGGCGACGGCATGGGCGGACCAGGTGGCGGCGGCGGTGGTCGTGGTGGCTTCCCCGGCGGGGGCGAGATGCCGGGTGGCGGGCAGCGGCAGGGCTCGGGCAGCCAGCCCGGTGGGATGCCGGGCCAGGGCCAGGGCGAAGGCGGCCAGGAGGGCGGCTCCACCCCGCCGAACGGTGGCGGCGAGCTGCCGGGAGGCGGCGAGGCGCCCGGCGGCGGCATGGGCGGTGGCGGCATGGGCGGCGGTATGGGCGGCTCGGTCGACAGCGACCTGATCGCGTACCTGGAGAAGCACCGGGACGGCGCCGAGTGGCTGCTGGCGGTGTCCAATTCACAGTCCGCCGCGCAGATCATCCTCAGCACCAAGAAGCCCGTCATCTCCATGTACGGCTTCACGGGCTCCGACAAGGGCATGACCGTCGCCAAGCTCAAGGAGCTGGTGAAGAGCGGCCGGTTGCACTACATCCAGGTCGGCGGGAGCGGCATGGGCGGCGGAATGGGCGGCGGCAACGACGTCAGCTCCGCGGTCACCGCGTGGGTGAAGAAGCACGGCACGGCGGTGAAGGCGAGCGCGTACAGCAAGAACTCGTCGTCCTCGTCCGAGTCCTCGTCCCTCTACCGCCTCGACCCGTCGGACGTGAACTGA
- a CDS encoding nitrilase-related carbon-nitrogen hydrolase has protein sequence MNDSTERDGRPMTTVACAQLALGVGDVAENLAAAEEAIEAAARAGARVVVLPELANSGYVFDSVAEARALAEPLDGPTVTAWSAAARRHGVTLVAGLAELDTDDRVRNSAVVIDPAGELRAVYRKAHLFGTEKDFFVPGDEAPPTVDIDGVGRIGVMVCYDLEFPEWVRRAALAGTELLCAPVNWPLFPRPEGERPAEVTKAQAAAAGNRMYVAVADRAGDERGVVWTGGSVIVDPDGFPVAGRVPTAGSALLLASCDLGAARDKSLGAHNDVFADRRPELY, from the coding sequence ATGAACGACTCCACGGAGCGGGACGGCCGGCCGATGACCACCGTGGCCTGCGCCCAGCTCGCCCTCGGGGTCGGCGACGTCGCCGAGAACCTGGCCGCCGCCGAGGAGGCGATCGAGGCCGCCGCCCGCGCCGGTGCCCGGGTCGTCGTCCTGCCCGAACTCGCCAACAGCGGCTATGTCTTCGACTCCGTCGCCGAGGCACGCGCCCTCGCCGAACCGCTGGACGGGCCGACCGTCACCGCCTGGTCGGCGGCCGCCCGGCGCCACGGCGTCACGCTGGTCGCGGGGCTCGCCGAGCTCGACACCGACGACCGCGTCCGCAACTCGGCCGTCGTCATCGACCCGGCCGGCGAGCTGCGCGCCGTCTACCGCAAGGCGCACCTCTTCGGCACCGAGAAGGACTTCTTCGTCCCCGGTGACGAGGCGCCGCCGACCGTCGACATCGACGGGGTCGGGCGGATCGGTGTCATGGTCTGCTACGACCTGGAGTTCCCCGAGTGGGTGCGGCGGGCGGCTCTCGCCGGGACCGAGCTGCTGTGCGCGCCCGTGAACTGGCCGCTCTTTCCCCGGCCCGAGGGGGAGCGGCCCGCCGAGGTGACCAAGGCGCAGGCGGCTGCCGCCGGGAACCGGATGTACGTTGCCGTGGCCGATCGGGCCGGGGACGAGCGCGGGGTCGTCTGGACCGGGGGCTCGGTGATCGTCGACCCCGATGGGTTCCCCGTCGCCGGGCGGGTGCCGACGGCGGGGTCGGCGTTGCTGCTCGCCTCCTGTGATCTCGGAGCGGCCCGCGACAAGTCCCTGGGCGCCCACAACGACGTCTTCGCCGACCGCCGCCCCGAGCTGTACTGA
- the speB gene encoding agmatinase, giving the protein MNPNETPRVQPDPNGPVGPVDSSLVPRYAGPATFARLPRLDEVDSADVAVVGVPFDTGVSYRPGARFGGNAIREASRLLRPYNPAQDTSPFALAQVVDAGDVAANPFNINEAVETIEAAADGILGSGARMMTLGGDHTIALPLLRSVAKKHGPVALLHFDAHLDTWDTYFGAEYTHGTPFRRAVEEGILDTSALSHVGTRGPLYGKQDLTDDEKLGFGIVTSADVYRRGADEVADQLRQRIGDRPLYISIDIDCLDPAHAPGTGTPEAGGMTSRELLEILRGLASCNLVSADVVEVAPAYDHAEITAVAASHTAYELTTIMSRQIAASRTA; this is encoded by the coding sequence ATGAACCCCAACGAGACGCCCCGCGTCCAGCCCGACCCGAACGGTCCGGTCGGTCCCGTCGACTCCTCGCTCGTCCCGCGCTACGCGGGCCCGGCGACCTTCGCGCGCCTCCCGCGCCTGGACGAGGTCGACTCGGCGGACGTCGCGGTCGTGGGTGTGCCCTTCGACACCGGTGTCTCCTACCGGCCCGGTGCCCGCTTCGGCGGCAACGCCATCCGCGAGGCGTCCCGGCTCCTGCGCCCCTACAACCCGGCGCAGGACACCTCGCCGTTCGCCCTCGCGCAGGTCGTGGACGCCGGTGACGTCGCCGCGAACCCGTTCAACATCAACGAGGCCGTCGAGACGATCGAGGCCGCGGCCGACGGCATCCTCGGCTCCGGCGCCCGCATGATGACGCTCGGCGGCGACCACACCATCGCGCTGCCGCTGCTGCGCTCCGTCGCCAAGAAGCACGGCCCGGTCGCGCTGCTCCACTTCGACGCGCACCTCGACACCTGGGACACGTACTTCGGCGCCGAGTACACGCACGGCACCCCGTTCCGCCGCGCCGTCGAGGAGGGCATCCTCGACACCTCGGCCCTCTCCCACGTCGGCACCCGCGGCCCGCTCTACGGCAAGCAGGACCTCACCGACGACGAGAAGCTCGGCTTCGGCATCGTCACCTCGGCCGACGTCTACCGGCGCGGCGCCGACGAGGTCGCCGACCAGCTGCGCCAGCGCATCGGCGACCGGCCGCTGTACATCTCCATCGACATCGACTGCCTCGACCCGGCCCACGCGCCCGGCACGGGCACGCCGGAGGCGGGCGGCATGACCTCCCGCGAGCTCCTGGAGATCCTGCGCGGTCTGGCATCGTGCAACCTGGTGTCGGCGGACGTCGTCGAGGTGGCCCCCGCCTACGACCACGCCGAGATCACCGCGGTCGCCGCCTCGCACACCGCGTACGAGCTGACGACGATCATGTCCCGGCAGATTGCGGCGTCCCGCACGGCCTGA
- a CDS encoding DMT family transporter: MTSSDPRPAAPGPLTVGAVCFTVLAWASAFVSIRSAGAAYSPGALALGRLLAGSVVLVALVLIRREGLPPRGAWRGILISGVVWFGGYMVALNWGERLVDAGTAALLVNVGPILMALLAARLLGEGLPPRLLAGMLVSFAGAVVVGLSMSSGSGDVGGSTGELVGGVVLCLLAAVAYAVGVVSQKPALSYGSPLQVTAFACLIGTAVCLPFSGQLVSEASRAPVSATLNMVYLGVVPTALAFTTWTYALARTPAGKMGATTYAVPAIVVLLSWLFLDEVPGWLTLLGGALCLAGVAVSRSRARARAAVREPEIVPGPERQESADC; this comes from the coding sequence ATGACCTCATCGGACCCGCGTCCCGCCGCACCCGGCCCGCTCACCGTCGGCGCCGTCTGTTTCACGGTGCTCGCCTGGGCCTCCGCCTTCGTCTCCATCCGCAGCGCGGGAGCCGCCTACTCGCCGGGAGCGCTGGCCCTCGGGCGGCTGCTCGCCGGGTCGGTGGTGCTGGTCGCGCTGGTGCTGATCCGCCGCGAAGGGTTGCCGCCGCGCGGCGCCTGGCGCGGGATCCTGATCTCGGGCGTCGTCTGGTTCGGCGGGTACATGGTGGCGCTGAACTGGGGCGAACGGCTCGTGGACGCCGGAACCGCCGCGCTCCTGGTGAACGTGGGCCCGATCCTGATGGCGCTGCTCGCCGCCCGGCTGCTCGGCGAGGGACTGCCGCCGCGGCTGCTCGCCGGGATGCTGGTGTCCTTCGCGGGGGCCGTCGTCGTCGGACTGTCGATGTCGTCGGGCTCCGGGGACGTCGGGGGCAGCACGGGTGAGCTGGTCGGCGGTGTCGTGCTGTGCCTGCTGGCCGCCGTGGCGTACGCGGTCGGTGTCGTCTCCCAGAAGCCCGCCCTGTCGTACGGCTCCCCGCTCCAGGTCACCGCGTTCGCCTGCCTGATCGGTACGGCCGTCTGCCTGCCGTTCTCCGGACAGCTCGTCTCGGAGGCGTCCCGGGCGCCGGTGTCCGCGACGCTCAACATGGTCTACCTCGGCGTCGTGCCCACCGCGCTGGCCTTCACCACCTGGACGTACGCCCTGGCCCGCACGCCCGCCGGGAAGATGGGCGCGACGACGTACGCCGTGCCCGCCATCGTGGTCCTGCTGAGCTGGCTGTTCCTGGACGAGGTGCCCGGCTGGCTGACCCTGCTCGGCGGCGCGCTCTGCCTGGCCGGCGTCGCGGTCTCCCGGTCGCGGGCGCGGGCGCGCGCCGCCGTCCGGGAACCGGAGATCGTCCCCGGCCCCGAGCGGCAGGAGAGCGCCGACTGCTGA
- a CDS encoding PucR family transcriptional regulator ligand-binding domain-containing protein has protein sequence MSSPSPGAVPPLSTVPLSALLTRTELGLRQLAGPPAEEVPVHSVHTSELSDPNPYLLGGELLLTAGVHAPDETGTDAYYDGYVERIVAAGAAALGFGVAPVHDTVPSGLVAACERRRLALVEVPERTTFSAVGRALWDLMTAVRHLELRRVTEAQQGLATAAARPDPVPAVLRQLAQRTGGFAVLLGPDGTEPQRAGTPPSEAAEAALADLVRVVLPATTRLFPTPASASDEVAGVQLSAYALGGSGDRALGLATGTRAPGDHTIAGVAVVLLSLLQGEHQSTGDVRRSAALVRLLLGDGPGDADGLLDAPGGWRVVHAQSQGTRPVPPLGTPLVDATASLVRALVPAGQDVVAHDGWTLGVSAPAGPGELRSASVQAAHALARARALRIPLVRHRADTPAPVVTALADHPELRRTLRTWLSLHGSWDRTANALGVHRNTVRQRVAKCGVLISADLDDPDIRMELWFALRDLP, from the coding sequence ATGTCCTCCCCGTCGCCGGGCGCCGTGCCCCCGCTGTCCACCGTGCCGCTGAGCGCCCTGCTGACCCGGACCGAGCTGGGGCTGCGGCAGCTCGCGGGGCCGCCCGCCGAGGAGGTGCCGGTCCACTCGGTCCACACCTCGGAGCTGTCGGACCCGAACCCGTACCTGCTGGGCGGCGAGCTGCTGCTGACGGCGGGCGTGCACGCGCCGGACGAGACCGGGACCGACGCGTACTACGACGGCTATGTGGAGCGGATCGTCGCGGCGGGCGCCGCCGCGCTGGGGTTCGGCGTGGCGCCGGTGCACGACACGGTGCCGTCCGGTCTGGTGGCGGCGTGCGAGCGGCGGCGGCTGGCGCTGGTGGAGGTGCCGGAGCGGACCACGTTCAGCGCGGTCGGCCGCGCCCTGTGGGACCTGATGACCGCGGTGCGCCATCTCGAACTGCGCCGGGTCACCGAGGCGCAGCAGGGTCTCGCCACCGCGGCCGCCCGGCCCGATCCGGTCCCCGCCGTCCTGCGCCAACTCGCCCAGCGCACGGGCGGGTTCGCGGTTCTGCTCGGCCCCGATGGCACCGAGCCGCAGCGCGCCGGGACCCCGCCGTCCGAGGCGGCGGAGGCGGCCCTCGCCGATCTGGTGCGGGTGGTGCTGCCCGCGACGACCCGGCTCTTCCCGACGCCCGCGTCCGCCTCGGACGAGGTGGCCGGCGTGCAGCTGTCGGCGTACGCGCTCGGCGGCTCCGGCGACCGGGCGCTCGGCCTCGCCACCGGGACGCGGGCGCCCGGCGACCACACCATCGCGGGGGTCGCGGTCGTGCTGCTCTCGCTGTTGCAGGGCGAACACCAGTCGACCGGTGACGTACGGCGCTCCGCGGCGCTGGTCCGGCTGCTGCTCGGCGACGGTCCCGGGGACGCGGACGGGCTGCTCGATGCCCCGGGCGGCTGGCGGGTGGTGCACGCGCAGTCGCAGGGCACCCGGCCGGTGCCGCCGCTCGGCACTCCGCTGGTCGACGCCACCGCCTCTCTGGTCCGCGCGCTCGTTCCGGCCGGCCAGGACGTCGTCGCGCACGACGGCTGGACGCTGGGCGTCTCCGCGCCGGCCGGGCCCGGTGAGCTGCGCTCCGCGTCCGTGCAGGCGGCCCATGCGCTGGCCCGCGCCCGCGCGCTGCGCATCCCGCTGGTCCGGCACCGGGCCGACACCCCGGCGCCGGTCGTGACCGCGCTGGCCGACCATCCGGAGCTCCGGCGGACCCTGCGCACCTGGCTCTCCCTGCACGGCAGCTGGGACCGCACGGCGAACGCGCTCGGGGTGCACCGGAACACTGTGCGGCAGCGGGTTGCCAAGTGCGGGGTGCTGATTTCGGCGGACCTGGACGACCCGGACATCCGCATGGAACTGTGGTTCGCCCTACGGGACCTCCCGTGA